In Candidatus Nitrosarchaeum limnium SFB1, the following proteins share a genomic window:
- a CDS encoding leucyl-tRNA synthetase: MEIRWNEIESKWRKRWSDSKDFETDPSDKEKKFITVAYPYPNSPQHIGHGRTYTLADVHARFYRMKGYNVLFPMAFHYTGTPILGMAKRVEANDKEIIENLKNLYGVPEESIKTFVEPVKIADYFHKEIKTGMIEMGYSIDWRREFTTIDPVYSKFIEWQINTLKEKKLIIQGSHPVGWCPKDQNPVSQHDTLGDVEPDFTEYILIKFKYEDYIIPTATLRPETIFGVVNLWVNPEIVYKKITVDDEKWIVSEECAYKLEFLDKKITHDGEIKGSELIGKQVTVPHRNESIVMLPASFVESGTGTGMVMSVPAHAPFDYQALEDLKKSKIEPELASIVAKITPISIIQTEGFGENPAKEEVEKFGVTNQSDPKLEEATKEVYGKEFYGGKLKANTEQFAGIKVAYAKDTIKEWLIKNKHADILLELTNTPVRCRCGAECVVKVLNNQWFLNYGDKDWKELATKCFDEMSILPQEIRSEFNYVIGWLRERACARQHGLGTKLPWDKDWIVESLSDSVIYMAYYTISKYVNNGTLHAEKLSGEFFDYIFLGKGDANNVSTITGLSVDTINQIKKEFDYFYPVDSRHSGRDLVPNHLTFFVLNHVAIFPESNWPKEIVVNGSVLMNGSKMSKSMGNIIPLRKAIQDYGADPIRLAIIISAELLQDADFNMESVSGIQNKLESLFNECSRLKAEKIDTLEAEDKWILSKTQRLVSQVTGSIEKMRLREALHDILFSFESDLSWYTKRVNAKSRTNISCILHQINSVRVAMLSPFAPHIAEEMWEKLGNHTLVSTSLWPKYSTDSINASAIQSEELLKLLIDDIANILKVTKITPKKITIYTADSFKSKVYHSILEKVMSGQTNMGIVMKELIANPETSDVKKIPDFVQKTIKDILSEPTEIREMKLQSKEFDEKKFLVSELIDIGKKEFGVDIEVFSETDSEIYDPKGKARHARPFKPAILIE; this comes from the coding sequence ATGGAAATAAGATGGAATGAGATAGAATCAAAGTGGAGAAAGAGATGGAGTGACTCTAAAGACTTTGAGACAGATCCTTCAGATAAGGAAAAAAAATTCATAACAGTTGCATATCCATATCCAAATTCTCCTCAACATATTGGACACGGTAGAACATACACACTAGCTGATGTTCATGCAAGATTTTATAGAATGAAAGGGTACAATGTACTTTTTCCAATGGCGTTTCACTATACAGGAACTCCAATACTTGGAATGGCAAAAAGAGTAGAGGCAAACGATAAGGAGATAATTGAAAATTTAAAAAATCTTTACGGAGTACCGGAAGAATCTATCAAGACGTTTGTTGAACCAGTAAAGATTGCAGATTATTTCCACAAGGAAATCAAAACTGGAATGATAGAGATGGGTTATTCCATTGACTGGAGACGCGAGTTTACAACGATAGATCCAGTGTATAGCAAGTTCATCGAGTGGCAGATAAACACACTAAAAGAAAAAAAATTAATCATTCAAGGCTCTCATCCAGTAGGTTGGTGTCCAAAGGATCAAAATCCTGTATCGCAACACGACACACTAGGTGATGTAGAGCCTGATTTTACTGAATACATTCTGATAAAATTCAAGTATGAAGATTACATCATTCCAACTGCAACACTGCGACCTGAAACTATTTTTGGTGTTGTGAATCTTTGGGTGAATCCAGAAATTGTTTACAAAAAGATTACAGTAGATGATGAAAAATGGATTGTAAGTGAAGAGTGTGCATACAAGCTAGAATTTTTAGATAAAAAAATCACACATGACGGTGAGATTAAAGGTTCAGAGTTAATTGGAAAACAAGTTACAGTTCCACACAGAAATGAGTCAATTGTAATGCTTCCAGCTAGTTTTGTTGAAAGCGGTACAGGTACTGGAATGGTAATGTCAGTTCCAGCCCATGCGCCATTTGACTATCAAGCGTTAGAAGACCTCAAAAAGTCTAAAATCGAGCCTGAATTGGCCAGTATAGTAGCCAAAATCACACCAATATCAATAATCCAGACTGAGGGATTTGGAGAAAATCCAGCAAAAGAGGAAGTAGAGAAATTTGGCGTCACCAATCAAAGTGATCCAAAGCTAGAAGAGGCAACAAAGGAAGTCTATGGAAAAGAGTTCTATGGCGGAAAACTAAAGGCAAACACTGAACAATTTGCTGGAATCAAAGTCGCATATGCAAAAGATACCATCAAGGAATGGCTAATCAAAAATAAACATGCAGATATTTTGCTAGAGCTGACAAACACTCCAGTTAGATGCAGATGTGGAGCTGAATGTGTTGTTAAAGTACTAAACAACCAGTGGTTCCTAAACTATGGCGACAAAGACTGGAAGGAATTAGCTACCAAGTGCTTTGATGAGATGAGCATTTTGCCACAAGAGATTAGATCAGAGTTTAACTATGTAATTGGATGGTTAAGAGAGCGAGCTTGTGCAAGACAACACGGATTGGGAACTAAACTACCATGGGATAAAGATTGGATTGTAGAGAGTTTGTCAGACTCTGTAATATACATGGCATACTATACCATTTCAAAATATGTAAACAATGGAACACTACATGCAGAAAAGTTATCTGGAGAATTTTTTGATTACATCTTTTTGGGCAAAGGTGATGCAAACAATGTATCTACAATCACAGGATTGTCAGTTGATACAATTAATCAAATCAAAAAAGAGTTTGATTACTTTTATCCAGTCGATTCAAGACATTCAGGTCGTGACCTTGTTCCAAATCACTTGACATTTTTTGTCCTTAATCATGTTGCAATATTTCCTGAAAGTAACTGGCCAAAAGAGATCGTAGTTAATGGGTCTGTGTTAATGAACGGTTCAAAGATGTCAAAGAGTATGGGAAATATCATTCCACTACGTAAAGCAATTCAAGATTACGGTGCAGACCCAATCAGATTAGCAATTATCATATCTGCAGAATTGCTCCAAGACGCTGACTTTAACATGGAGTCAGTTTCTGGAATTCAAAACAAGCTAGAGTCATTATTCAACGAGTGCTCGAGGCTAAAAGCTGAGAAAATTGACACTTTGGAGGCTGAAGACAAGTGGATATTATCTAAAACCCAGAGATTAGTATCTCAAGTTACTGGTTCGATAGAAAAAATGAGATTAAGAGAAGCACTACATGATATTTTGTTTTCATTTGAGTCTGATCTTAGCTGGTACACAAAAAGAGTAAATGCAAAAAGTAGAACCAATATTTCATGTATTTTGCACCAGATTAATTCTGTACGAGTTGCAATGCTATCGCCATTTGCACCACATATAGCAGAAGAGATGTGGGAAAAACTTGGAAACCATACACTTGTATCAACTTCTTTGTGGCCGAAATACTCTACTGATAGCATTAACGCATCAGCAATACAGTCAGAAGAGTTGTTAAAATTACTAATTGACGATATTGCAAATATTTTAAAAGTTACAAAGATTACTCCAAAAAAGATTACAATCTATACTGCTGATTCATTCAAGTCAAAAGTATATCATTCTATTTTGGAGAAAGTAATGTCAGGACAAACCAACATGGGAATTGTCATGAAGGAGTTGATTGCAAATCCAGAGACTTCAGATGTCAAAAAGATTCCAGACTTTGTACAAAAGACAATCAAAGATATCTTATCAGAACCAACTGAAATTAGAGAGATGAAATTACAGTCAAAGGAATTTGATGAGAAAAAATTCCTTGTTAGTGAATTGATAGACATTGGAAAGAAAGAATTTGGTGTAGACATTGAAGTATTTTCAGAAACGGATTCAGAGATTTATGATCCTAAAGGAAAAGCAAGACATGCAAGGCCATTCAAGCCAGCAATATTGATTGAATAA
- a CDS encoding Methylase involved in ubiquinone/menaquinone biosynthesis — MSTPKELVPVFFDGTGSSYDRVVNCTTFGRDKFWKRQIVSKISGGMILDLACGTGILSRMIAKIPNSEVVGVDITQSYLDVAKKNSGFDNISYVLEDAEKLDLDKKFDFIVSSYIPKYCDARTLIAKCMAHLNPGGQIILHDFVYPAGKSMQLLWNWYFGVLPFLGNFIPSWRKAFLELPKLIHSSNWVSDYTSAMKENGLDVSLEYHTFGCSCIITGKSI; from the coding sequence ATGTCTACTCCAAAAGAGCTCGTCCCCGTATTCTTTGATGGAACCGGATCATCTTATGATAGAGTGGTAAATTGTACCACCTTTGGCCGAGATAAATTTTGGAAAAGACAGATTGTTTCAAAAATATCTGGTGGAATGATTTTAGATCTTGCATGTGGTACTGGAATCTTGAGTAGAATGATTGCAAAAATTCCAAACTCTGAGGTTGTTGGTGTAGATATAACTCAAAGTTATCTAGATGTTGCAAAGAAAAATTCTGGATTTGATAATATCTCATATGTTCTAGAGGATGCAGAAAAACTTGATTTGGATAAAAAATTTGATTTTATTGTATCGTCGTACATCCCAAAGTACTGTGATGCTAGAACTTTAATTGCAAAATGTATGGCACATCTGAATCCCGGTGGTCAGATAATCTTGCATGACTTTGTGTATCCTGCAGGCAAGTCAATGCAGCTTTTGTGGAATTGGTATTTTGGAGTGTTACCGTTTTTGGGAAATTTTATTCCAAGCTGGAGAAAAGCATTTTTGGAGTTGCCAAAATTGATTCATTCCAGTAATTGGGTTTCTGATTACACTAGTGCCATGAAGGAAAATGGCCTTGATGTGAGCCTAGAATATCATACATTTGGTTGCAGCTGCATCATTACTGGCAAGTCCATCTAG
- a CDS encoding nitroreductase has translation MDTFDAIKSRRSIKSFQNHEMSKDEINKLMEYAILSPTSYNIQNWRFVIITKQDLKDKLCVLSYGQRQVAEASLVIVLCADLKSWEKNPERYWKNIPEEPRNFLIKGIKQAYTGNSKLEHDQAIRSCGIAAQTIMLAAQAMGYDSCPMEGFDYNKVGEFIGLPPDHIVTMMIVVGKKAKEPAPRGGQLPLSELVFEDHF, from the coding sequence ATGGATACATTTGATGCAATAAAATCAAGAAGATCAATTAAGAGTTTTCAAAATCATGAAATGAGCAAAGATGAGATTAACAAGCTAATGGAGTATGCCATCTTGTCTCCAACTTCATATAACATCCAGAACTGGAGATTTGTAATTATTACTAAACAGGATTTGAAAGACAAGCTATGTGTTTTGTCATATGGTCAGAGACAAGTAGCAGAGGCCTCTTTAGTTATTGTTTTATGTGCTGATCTAAAATCTTGGGAGAAAAATCCAGAGCGATACTGGAAAAACATTCCAGAAGAGCCACGCAATTTTCTAATCAAGGGAATAAAGCAAGCATACACTGGAAATTCTAAACTAGAGCATGATCAAGCAATACGCTCTTGTGGAATTGCAGCTCAAACCATTATGCTTGCAGCACAAGCAATGGGATATGACAGTTGTCCTATGGAGGGATTTGATTATAACAAGGTTGGTGAATTCATTGGATTACCACCTGACCATATAGTTACAATGATGATAGTAGTTGGCAAAAAAGCAAAAGAGCCCGCTCCTCGTGGTGGACAGTTGCCACTATCTGAACTGGTCTTTGAGGATCACTTTTAG
- a CDS encoding dehydrogenase (flavoprotein)-like protein, translating into MKIAVMGMGVAGSYLMARLKNSEHDVTGYERSPQERHDSICAWGTIKSELDKFCKKTGRNFDDFLIHDGKNMHVKMNNNVKFDIGLHGLCTYDKLALIKDFIKDSKIIYGETPKLEELEKQYDMIVDCTGFARAYLPKLQEDFFLPTYEYKVEYPDKVPFDDFYIEPFPGMSGYFWYFPLGEKWAHIGAGDYRKNHIKATDDFLKKYGGKVLQTKGRPIRLATPGKCKPFYKGKVVGVGESIGTVYALLGEGIIPSMQCVDIFIDNMNDFAAYEKAVDEHYKIYDKVFKFVRAKIHKNFNFLKSLPDFISIFRYMKKNEARFGMDVKIADLMKVAKA; encoded by the coding sequence ATGAAGATTGCAGTTATGGGAATGGGAGTAGCAGGCAGTTATCTTATGGCAAGACTCAAAAATTCAGAGCACGATGTCACGGGATATGAGCGCAGCCCACAAGAAAGACATGATTCTATTTGTGCATGGGGGACTATCAAGTCAGAGCTTGATAAATTCTGCAAAAAGACGGGACGAAACTTTGATGACTTTTTAATCCATGACGGAAAGAACATGCATGTAAAGATGAATAACAATGTAAAGTTTGATATCGGTTTGCACGGTTTGTGCACATATGACAAGTTGGCTTTAATCAAAGATTTCATAAAAGATTCTAAAATTATTTACGGAGAGACTCCAAAGCTAGAAGAGCTAGAAAAACAATATGACATGATAGTTGACTGTACAGGGTTTGCAAGAGCATACTTGCCAAAACTGCAAGAGGATTTTTTCTTGCCAACATATGAATACAAAGTAGAATATCCAGACAAGGTACCATTTGATGATTTTTACATCGAACCATTTCCAGGAATGTCCGGATACTTTTGGTACTTTCCATTAGGTGAAAAGTGGGCACATATTGGCGCAGGTGATTATAGAAAGAATCACATCAAGGCAACAGATGATTTTCTAAAAAAGTACGGAGGAAAAGTTTTGCAAACAAAGGGCAGACCAATAAGATTGGCAACTCCTGGCAAGTGCAAGCCGTTTTACAAAGGAAAGGTAGTCGGAGTAGGTGAATCAATAGGTACTGTCTATGCGTTGCTAGGTGAGGGAATCATCCCCAGTATGCAGTGTGTTGATATTTTTATTGATAACATGAATGACTTTGCAGCTTATGAGAAAGCAGTAGATGAGCATTACAAAATTTATGATAAAGTATTCAAGTTTGTCCGAGCAAAGATTCACAAGAACTTTAATTTCTTAAAGTCATTGCCAGACTTTATCTCGATTTTTAGATACATGAAAAAGAATGAAGCAAGGTTTGGAATGGATGTAAAGATTGCAGACCTTATGAAGGTTGCAAAGGCCTAG
- a CDS encoding hypothetical protein (hypothetical protein Nmar_0357) — MLGKITDVSDYSLKVKDVIFHIPYLSSEKKYILWKCFWPDCHNCCDRQGRLPLTSDDLITIGKGLKYQKTSDFIKNETMTTTWNDSSPSGQVTTMTTINLKRKKDETEQEDGTHISCRFLDEKGGCSMHPDRPGVCYLYPFSTWLENEKGSARVHATYQFTGDCPGFYLADDITQMKQELKDYSKIIYDYNMASSRTMRENYSSVSFG; from the coding sequence ATGCTGGGAAAAATTACTGACGTATCTGACTATTCACTTAAAGTAAAAGACGTGATATTTCACATTCCATATTTATCATCTGAAAAAAAATACATTCTATGGAAATGCTTTTGGCCTGACTGCCATAACTGCTGTGACAGACAAGGCAGACTACCATTAACATCAGATGATCTGATTACAATTGGAAAGGGTCTGAAATACCAAAAGACTTCTGATTTTATAAAAAATGAAACAATGACTACTACTTGGAATGACTCTTCGCCCTCTGGACAAGTAACTACAATGACTACAATTAATCTAAAAAGAAAAAAAGACGAGACAGAACAAGAAGACGGAACTCATATCTCTTGTCGATTCTTAGACGAAAAGGGCGGATGCAGTATGCATCCCGACAGACCCGGTGTGTGCTATCTGTATCCTTTCTCTACGTGGCTTGAAAACGAAAAAGGCTCTGCACGAGTACATGCAACATACCAGTTCACAGGCGATTGTCCTGGATTTTATCTGGCAGATGACATTACACAGATGAAGCAAGAACTAAAAGACTATTCCAAAATTATCTATGATTACAACATGGCATCAAGTAGAACAATGCGGGAAAACTATAGCTCTGTTAGTTTTGGCTAG
- a CDS encoding hypothetical protein (hypothetical protein Nmar_0356) yields the protein MLSEKGKYAAATEIRRFVWSEIVWPLILEINDVAFSLQQYQQKRDQVCQKNNIGVGATSRGLVSLMKKGILLKEDDIYSIHFRLIPYMRLKAECDYAVAIHEVKIR from the coding sequence ATGTTGAGTGAAAAAGGCAAATATGCAGCAGCTACTGAAATCAGAAGATTTGTCTGGTCTGAAATTGTGTGGCCTTTGATTTTAGAAATAAATGATGTTGCATTTTCTCTGCAACAATATCAACAAAAACGTGATCAGGTATGTCAGAAAAATAACATTGGGGTCGGAGCTACATCGCGTGGATTGGTATCTCTAATGAAAAAAGGAATCTTACTAAAAGAAGATGATATTTACTCGATTCATTTTAGATTAATTCCATACATGAGACTAAAAGCAGAATGCGATTATGCAGTAGCAATTCACGAAGTAAAGATTAGATAA
- a CDS encoding 30S ribosomal protein S7P, giving the protein MAETKNMLLFRRWDMTGIEIKDPGLKTAISLRSQILPYTYGRSALKRFNKAEVNIVERLINKVMHFGKKYAKNTGRMTGKKTKVLNTVKLAFEIIALKTGQNPVEVLVRAIENSAPNEDTTRIVYGGTVYHVSVDVAPIRRVDMALKFIADSIRDSTFSNPKPIEEHMAEQLILAAANDPNAPSVKKKHELERIAQASR; this is encoded by the coding sequence ATGGCAGAAACTAAGAACATGTTATTATTTAGAAGATGGGATATGACCGGAATCGAGATTAAAGATCCTGGATTAAAGACTGCCATCTCTTTGAGAAGTCAAATCTTACCTTACACTTATGGTCGCTCTGCATTAAAGAGATTCAACAAAGCCGAAGTAAACATTGTTGAAAGATTGATTAACAAAGTAATGCACTTTGGTAAAAAATATGCAAAAAATACAGGTAGAATGACTGGCAAGAAAACCAAAGTACTCAACACTGTAAAATTAGCATTTGAAATTATTGCATTAAAGACTGGACAAAACCCAGTAGAAGTATTGGTTCGTGCAATTGAAAACTCTGCACCAAACGAAGACACTACAAGAATCGTTTACGGTGGTACAGTTTACCACGTATCAGTAGACGTTGCACCAATCAGAAGAGTCGACATGGCACTAAAATTCATCGCAGATTCAATTCGAGATTCAACTTTTTCAAATCCTAAACCAATCGAAGAGCACATGGCAGAGCAACTAATTTTGGCTGCAGCAAACGATCCAAACGCTCCATCTGTCAAGAAAAAGCACGAGCTAGAAAGAATAGCACAAGCATCTAGATAG
- a CDS encoding 30S ribosomal protein S12P encodes MTKSPLGLFAGRVLVAKRKKQRWAISTYKRRKLGIDVKADPLGGAPQGRGIVLEKVGIAAKQPNSAVRKCVRVQLIKNGKTVTAFLPRDGAMNFIDEHDEVHIQGMGATQGGAMGDIPGVRFKVFKVNGTSLSQLVTGKKEKPRR; translated from the coding sequence ATGACAAAATCACCACTAGGCCTATTTGCTGGAAGAGTTTTGGTTGCAAAACGAAAAAAGCAACGATGGGCAATCTCAACTTACAAAAGAAGAAAACTTGGAATTGATGTTAAAGCAGATCCACTAGGTGGAGCCCCTCAAGGAAGAGGAATTGTTTTAGAAAAAGTAGGAATTGCAGCAAAACAACCAAACTCTGCAGTCAGAAAATGTGTTAGGGTTCAATTAATTAAAAACGGTAAAACAGTTACAGCCTTCTTGCCAAGAGACGGTGCAATGAACTTTATCGACGAGCACGACGAAGTACACATTCAAGGAATGGGTGCAACACAAGGCGGTGCAATGGGAGATATTCCTGGAGTTAGATTCAAAGTATTCAAAGTAAACGGTACATCACTTAGTCAACTAGTAACTGGAAAGAAAGAAAAACCAAGGAGATAG
- a CDS encoding NusA family protein yields the protein MTQSIKLTTDQMRMMSLFQNVTGATARDCVDDEKHDRVIFVVNTGKMGLAIGKGGIHIKSLQNIVKKTVELVEFDEDPAKFLMNLLNSKLVSEVKLNTRADGSKQAIVMVDPRKKGIVVGREGRNAEKARLLAKRYFDITSVLINSPEKATLEL from the coding sequence ATGACACAATCAATCAAACTTACTACTGATCAGATGCGAATGATGTCTTTGTTTCAAAATGTTACTGGTGCAACTGCTCGTGATTGTGTCGACGATGAAAAACATGATCGTGTAATTTTTGTGGTAAATACTGGAAAGATGGGATTAGCAATCGGTAAAGGTGGAATTCATATTAAATCATTACAAAACATTGTCAAAAAAACAGTTGAACTAGTTGAATTTGATGAAGATCCTGCAAAATTTCTGATGAACCTGCTTAACTCTAAACTCGTTTCTGAAGTAAAATTAAATACACGTGCTGATGGTTCTAAACAGGCAATAGTTATGGTCGACCCAAGAAAGAAAGGAATTGTTGTAGGAAGAGAAGGCAGAAATGCAGAGAAAGCCAGATTATTGGCAAAACGCTATTTTGATATTACGAGTGTATTAATTAATAGTCCTGAAAAAGCAACTTTGGAGCTGTAA
- a CDS encoding ribosomal protein L7Ae/L30e/S12e/Gadd45, with the protein MSKILEKMLKDSVKEEQVTMGTKQVLNSMKNSKLIVLSKSLKKETLAKIEEDAKKEKIPLVNFQGTSVALGRLCGLQFRISTISFTSLTDANIKSLLKDMENEENNV; encoded by the coding sequence ATGAGTAAAATATTAGAGAAAATGCTAAAGGACTCCGTCAAAGAAGAGCAAGTTACGATGGGAACTAAACAAGTATTGAACTCTATGAAAAACTCTAAACTTATCGTTTTGTCAAAATCTTTAAAAAAAGAAACTCTTGCAAAAATTGAAGAAGATGCAAAAAAAGAAAAGATTCCATTGGTAAACTTTCAGGGAACATCTGTCGCATTAGGAAGATTATGCGGCTTACAATTCAGAATTTCAACAATATCATTTACATCATTGACTGATGCAAATATCAAATCACTTCTAAAAGACATGGAAAACGAGGAAAATAATGTTTAA
- a CDS encoding TPR repeat-containing protein, translated as MLGTKIALFLLVLLPLAIPQSFADSILVDFDKSEYQTGDSMIISGFILDFKMPVIAISIYDPDDVILTANNVDVDSDGFFTKTLFLDSPFYDKPGIYSVKLNYGKIVQTEFFIIDGEITLPEILPNIIPKVITLSTDKSQYYDNEFVTVSGTVSTLDSPSVLIGIYDQYETPMGFYFGEINSDLQFSTNFLVKSDVNFKSTGTYFIKAHYGESEKKINFDFAKKIETPKTEIPTTPKMVPKTTPTKIDAPIINDPPKNNSEQTNSAVIPPKTNSQLPTPETLPDEEYDNLSVEDIELGIQLNQINLECDSSELVDTISYDDGMGPALYRLCKFDQSLEFFDKSLSKEPNNVEIITNKGSALRKLGNLQGSISYYDLALKIDPNFVPAINNKANTLASMGKYSESISLYEEAIEKNPNYESAKNNLNLVLTKIPVENKIAPIVQMSADIPSQEIRSEIIPIENISAPEPKSPSNIFEEIIHAFSSLGSLFGFEN; from the coding sequence ATGTTAGGCACAAAAATCGCATTATTTTTACTGGTTTTACTTCCCCTTGCGATTCCTCAAAGTTTTGCAGACTCTATTCTAGTTGATTTTGATAAATCCGAATATCAAACCGGTGACTCAATGATCATCTCTGGATTTATTTTAGATTTTAAAATGCCTGTAATTGCAATTAGCATCTATGATCCTGATGATGTAATTTTAACTGCAAATAACGTAGATGTAGACTCTGATGGGTTTTTTACAAAGACCTTATTTTTGGATTCTCCATTTTATGACAAACCGGGAATATACTCTGTAAAATTAAATTATGGCAAAATTGTGCAAACTGAATTTTTTATCATAGATGGTGAGATTACACTACCTGAAATTCTTCCAAACATTATACCAAAAGTAATCACTCTTAGCACTGACAAATCTCAATACTATGACAATGAGTTTGTAACAGTTAGTGGTACAGTTTCAACTCTTGACTCACCTAGCGTGCTAATTGGAATTTATGATCAGTATGAAACCCCAATGGGATTTTACTTTGGTGAAATTAATTCTGACTTGCAATTCTCTACGAACTTTCTTGTAAAGTCTGATGTAAATTTTAAATCAACTGGAACATATTTTATCAAAGCGCATTATGGAGAGTCTGAAAAAAAAATTAACTTTGATTTTGCAAAAAAGATTGAGACTCCAAAAACAGAAATTCCAACCACTCCAAAAATGGTTCCCAAAACAACTCCGACAAAAATAGATGCACCAATAATTAATGACCCGCCAAAAAATAATTCAGAGCAAACCAATTCTGCTGTAATTCCACCAAAAACAAATTCTCAACTGCCTACTCCGGAAACTTTACCTGATGAAGAATATGATAATCTCTCAGTTGAAGACATTGAGCTTGGCATTCAATTAAATCAGATTAATCTAGAATGTGATTCAAGTGAACTAGTTGATACAATTTCATATGATGATGGCATGGGACCAGCATTGTACAGACTGTGTAAATTTGATCAGTCTTTGGAATTCTTTGATAAATCCCTAAGCAAAGAACCAAACAATGTTGAGATTATTACAAACAAGGGCTCTGCCCTAAGAAAGCTAGGAAATCTACAAGGGTCCATCTCTTACTATGATTTGGCACTGAAAATTGATCCTAATTTTGTTCCTGCTATTAACAACAAGGCAAATACCCTTGCATCTATGGGAAAATATTCCGAATCAATTTCTCTATATGAAGAAGCAATTGAGAAAAATCCCAATTATGAATCTGCCAAAAATAATCTGAATCTTGTATTGACAAAAATACCTGTTGAAAATAAAATAGCACCAATAGTTCAAATGTCTGCAGACATTCCATCTCAAGAAATCAGATCTGAAATTATTCCAATAGAAAACATTTCAGCACCAGAACCAAAATCACCGTCTAACATTTTTGAAGAAATAATACATGCATTTTCATCTTTAGGCTCTCTGTTTGGATTTGAAAATTAG
- a CDS encoding hypothetical protein (hypothetical protein Nmar_0350), with protein MKILLLIPLIFLIFLVPAFAQIPDYNNPYAPIFTDKPVYSWTDKVKITILAPSWNTNQYLIDSIGGNEDHPIKISTAGHTLSPYRFTETDFNSGVFSAEVTLTGFSHDVDGDGRPDTTPRTGGSGPTSGYLETNRDSNISISFTFADGVVLVKSALINWNIAQIQFSEGNYLSDSTASISVIDPDLNLNPEAVDHVMVHVTSNSDLSGIKVSAIETTADSGIFVGTITFAQNQSSSGNRLFAMPGDVITAKYDDYTLPAPYSISDKLPVKAFANFDSSVPTLQRLQNSPIIISNSFGTPLESFSTNDQIQIVGAVSNEQNFKQKFVYLFQVKDSSNSVVSVSWVQGEISPNQKLDVSQSWIPQSSGEYAIETFVWSSLVDMSPLSPSLTKTILVK; from the coding sequence TTGAAAATTTTACTTTTAATTCCTTTAATTTTCTTAATTTTTCTAGTTCCTGCATTTGCACAAATTCCAGACTATAACAATCCCTATGCTCCGATCTTTACTGACAAGCCAGTATACTCTTGGACTGACAAAGTAAAGATAACTATACTTGCCCCAAGCTGGAATACAAATCAGTATCTAATTGACTCTATAGGTGGAAATGAGGATCATCCAATTAAAATCTCAACTGCAGGGCACACACTCTCACCATATCGCTTTACTGAGACTGACTTTAACTCGGGTGTGTTTTCTGCCGAAGTAACTCTGACTGGATTTTCCCACGATGTAGACGGTGATGGAAGACCTGATACCACTCCCAGAACTGGTGGAAGTGGTCCGACAAGTGGGTATTTGGAGACAAATCGTGATTCTAACATCTCTATATCATTTACATTTGCAGATGGCGTCGTATTAGTAAAATCTGCTCTGATTAACTGGAATATTGCGCAAATACAATTCTCTGAGGGAAACTATCTTTCAGATAGCACTGCATCAATTAGTGTAATTGATCCTGACCTTAATCTCAATCCAGAAGCAGTTGATCATGTTATGGTTCATGTCACATCAAACTCTGATTTGTCTGGAATTAAGGTAAGTGCAATTGAAACAACTGCTGACTCTGGTATCTTTGTTGGAACAATTACTTTTGCACAAAATCAATCATCAAGTGGCAATCGATTGTTTGCAATGCCAGGTGATGTGATCACTGCAAAGTATGATGATTACACTCTTCCTGCGCCATACAGCATATCTGACAAGCTTCCAGTCAAGGCATTTGCAAATTTTGATTCGTCAGTTCCAACTCTTCAAAGACTTCAAAATTCTCCAATCATCATATCCAACTCTTTTGGGACTCCACTAGAATCTTTTTCTACAAACGATCAAATACAAATTGTTGGAGCAGTAAGTAACGAACAAAACTTTAAGCAGAAATTTGTTTATCTCTTTCAAGTAAAAGACTCTAGTAATTCTGTAGTGTCTGTATCTTGGGTTCAAGGTGAAATATCTCCAAATCAAAAACTAGATGTTTCACAATCATGGATTCCTCAAAGTTCAGGTGAATATGCAATTGAAACATTTGTCTGGAGTTCTTTAGTTGACATGTCTCCGCTATCTCCATCTTTGACAAAAACAATTTTGGTAAAATAA